In the genome of Saprospira sp. CCB-QB6, one region contains:
- a CDS encoding DUF3109 family protein, producing MYIVAEKYLVTADIFDKQFVCNLDACKGACCWEGDFGAPLEEAEVEILKAIYPTIKDRLTPAGQAAIEEQGVATHSEEQEGWATALIDGGPCAFIHYEEDGRASCGIEKAHKDGIIDYLKPVSCHLYPIRTKQLPDFLALNYDHWDICSAACSLGEELKVPVYQFLKGPLTKAFGQHFYEELEAMADYHAQTGRQT from the coding sequence ATGTATATAGTAGCAGAAAAATATTTGGTTACGGCCGATATCTTCGACAAGCAGTTCGTCTGTAATTTGGATGCCTGTAAGGGCGCTTGTTGTTGGGAGGGAGACTTTGGGGCTCCTTTGGAAGAGGCTGAAGTGGAGATCCTTAAAGCCATTTATCCAACCATTAAAGACCGCTTGACGCCCGCAGGTCAGGCCGCTATTGAAGAGCAGGGCGTGGCCACGCATAGCGAAGAACAAGAGGGTTGGGCTACGGCTTTAATTGATGGCGGACCCTGTGCCTTCATCCATTATGAAGAGGATGGCCGGGCAAGCTGTGGCATTGAAAAGGCCCATAAAGACGGCATTATTGACTACCTAAAACCCGTCTCTTGTCACCTTTATCCTATTCGGACCAAGCAATTGCCCGACTTTTTAGCACTAAACTATGACCACTGGGATATTTGCTCGGCGGCTTGCAGCTTAGGCGAAGAATTAAAAGTGCCCGTTTATCAGTTTTTGAAAGGGCCATTGACCAAAGCCTTTGGTCAACATTTTTATGAAGAACTAGAAGCTATGGCTGATTATCATGCCCAGACGGGCA
- a CDS encoding DoxX family protein, whose product MILKNILRVILGLFMLYAGVGHLTFLREEFYAQVPRWLTIDQGFMDLVVILSGVVEISLGAMMILGGKWKAQTGWALAIFFFLIFPGNINQYVNEIDAFGLDTDQKRFIRLLFQPLLILWALWSTQAMQLLKKNKKQA is encoded by the coding sequence ATGATTTTAAAAAATATACTGAGAGTAATTTTAGGCCTATTTATGCTTTATGCAGGAGTTGGGCATCTGACTTTTTTGAGAGAGGAATTTTATGCTCAGGTCCCTCGCTGGCTAACTATAGATCAGGGATTTATGGACCTAGTGGTTATTCTTTCGGGTGTTGTCGAGATTAGCTTGGGGGCCATGATGATTTTAGGCGGAAAATGGAAAGCTCAAACGGGTTGGGCGCTAGCTATTTTCTTTTTTCTCATCTTTCCTGGCAATATCAATCAGTATGTCAATGAAATAGATGCTTTTGGATTGGATACAGACCAAAAGCGCTTTATTCGCCTTCTCTTTCAACCTTTGCTTATTCTCTGGGCCCTTTGGTCTACGCAAGCAATGCAACTCTTAAAGAAAAATAAAAAGCAAGCTTAG
- a CDS encoding pyridoxine 5'-phosphate synthase, which produces MSTCRLSVNLNKVALIRNARGANFPNLLQVALDCEKFGAEGITVHPRPDQRHIRYDDIPELRGKIATEFNIEGNPTAEFMDLLRKYPSDQVTLVPDAAQALTSDSGWDTLAFASFLQEVTEELKGLGARVSIFVDPDPKMIEGAKKLGADRVELYTGPYAHEYKADRAAAIAPYVKAAEAAAAVGIELNAGHDLNLTNLTYFKQNIPNLLEVSIGHALTVDALYMGFQNVIPLYKNCLR; this is translated from the coding sequence ATGTCAACTTGTCGCTTAAGCGTAAATTTGAATAAAGTGGCTCTGATTCGCAATGCGCGGGGGGCCAATTTTCCTAATCTGCTGCAAGTGGCCCTAGATTGCGAAAAATTTGGGGCGGAGGGAATCACGGTACATCCTCGTCCAGATCAGCGTCATATTCGTTATGACGACATTCCTGAATTGCGGGGAAAAATTGCCACGGAGTTTAATATTGAGGGGAATCCCACTGCTGAATTTATGGACCTATTGCGGAAATATCCTTCTGATCAGGTGACTTTGGTCCCTGATGCGGCTCAGGCCTTAACTTCGGATTCGGGTTGGGATACCTTAGCTTTTGCTTCATTTTTGCAAGAGGTAACCGAAGAGTTAAAAGGCTTGGGGGCTCGGGTATCTATTTTTGTCGATCCCGATCCTAAAATGATTGAGGGAGCCAAAAAATTGGGTGCTGATCGGGTAGAATTGTATACTGGTCCTTATGCCCATGAATACAAGGCTGATCGGGCGGCAGCGATTGCGCCTTATGTCAAGGCGGCAGAAGCTGCGGCAGCGGTGGGTATTGAGCTCAATGCTGGGCATGACCTCAACTTGACCAATTTGACTTATTTCAAGCAAAATATTCCCAATTTGTTGGAAGTATCTATTGGGCATGCTTTGACGGTAGATGCGCTATACATGGGCTTTCAGAATGTGATTCCGCTTTATAAGAATTGCTTGCGCTAA
- a CDS encoding PorP/SprF family type IX secretion system membrane protein produces MKLIRPISALLLLAFFCNLQEAKAQDPRYSQYYSAPARLSPALAGVMESQFRLGINYRSQWSSVLDKPYNTASFTAEGKFAVGKEDFVGVGFNAMRDVAGASSYAITDVGLDVNYQKLLSQGRGRLGKERSSYLIAGGHLGLGQRSIDWDQNTYSTQYDSEYGNGFYNPTINSGENMLAVRDSRMYADLHVGLMWYGTFGKRQSAYGGISIFHLNQPDISLFNRAPVDTSGNSFAGPTEKLYSRFNIHAGGEVRLGGRRSAMSLLPGAVVMIQGPSTEISTGVSLRYQAPQYDDFAFRFGLWNRISNQYVDDSSSSLGVDALIFIVGLDVNQFQFGFSYDATMSSLATLNNSRGGMEVSLIYNFGDNGRRSTGCPTF; encoded by the coding sequence ATGAAGCTTATCCGACCTATTTCGGCCCTCTTGCTCCTGGCCTTTTTTTGCAACTTACAGGAGGCCAAGGCCCAAGACCCCCGCTACTCGCAGTATTATTCTGCCCCAGCCCGACTAAGCCCCGCCCTAGCCGGCGTTATGGAGTCGCAATTCCGCCTCGGTATCAACTACCGCAGCCAATGGTCCTCTGTTTTGGACAAACCCTATAACACCGCCTCTTTTACCGCAGAAGGAAAATTTGCCGTAGGTAAAGAAGACTTTGTAGGGGTAGGCTTTAACGCTATGCGAGATGTAGCCGGCGCCTCTTCTTATGCAATTACCGATGTCGGACTAGATGTCAACTACCAAAAACTCCTGAGCCAAGGACGTGGCCGCCTAGGCAAAGAACGTAGCTCTTACCTCATCGCTGGAGGTCACCTTGGTCTCGGACAAAGATCTATTGATTGGGACCAAAACACTTACTCTACCCAATACGATAGCGAATATGGCAATGGCTTCTATAACCCCACCATCAATAGTGGCGAAAATATGCTGGCCGTTCGCGATTCTAGAATGTATGCCGATCTTCATGTTGGATTGATGTGGTACGGAACCTTCGGTAAACGCCAATCCGCTTATGGAGGAATTAGTATCTTCCACCTCAACCAACCCGATATTTCTCTTTTTAACCGCGCCCCCGTTGATACTTCAGGAAACAGCTTTGCTGGTCCTACCGAAAAACTTTATAGCCGCTTCAATATTCATGCTGGTGGAGAAGTTCGTCTAGGTGGCCGCCGCTCTGCAATGAGCCTATTACCTGGTGCCGTAGTGATGATTCAAGGCCCCTCTACAGAAATCAGTACTGGAGTTAGCCTTCGCTACCAAGCCCCCCAATATGACGACTTTGCTTTCCGTTTTGGCCTATGGAACCGCATTTCTAACCAATATGTAGATGATAGCTCTAGCTCTTTGGGCGTAGATGCCCTTATCTTTATTGTAGGTCTCGATGTTAATCAATTCCAATTCGGCTTTAGCTACGATGCGACCATGTCTAGCCTCGCTACACTCAATAACAGCCGCGGTGGTATGGAGGTCTCTCTGATCTACAACTTTGGCGATAATGGCCGCAGAAGTACAGGTTGTCCCACTTTCTAG
- a CDS encoding peptidylprolyl isomerase, with the protein MMKMHSIMAFCLFFLAGQLWAHQPNSGGPSSEDDPVLFTVKGVEIRLSEFTYIYDKTNGDKADYSKKSLEEYLDLYINFKLQVVKGQEMGLDKKPEVLREQNQYKRQLSSSYLTDREITEKLVKEAFDRAQEDRRFSQIFIKLDENAEETAVKEAYARMKKVQQEVTAENFETMVAKYSEDTYSKEKKGDLGFFTVLQLPYGLENALYETKKGAVSEIVRTKYGLHLLKVTEIRPAYGQIQLAHILIRPKKEGGEEKAKAKIDSLHGVLKAGQATFAELAAQYSQDNSSKTRAGIIGWVGINQFDAAFEAAAFGLPKDGVYGEPVQSEAGWHILRRVKSMDKSSYPQMKAELTAKVKRDDRFKLVETALVNKIKEEAGYKLDEKVYAELIAALRQDQAFIQGRWNPKPELLKNEKVVFTLGNINATVKELVQMAQRSPNERFAMRPRRHEDALERVLDKLIAQKSLAYEETRLEEKYPEFKALLREYEEGILLFEVKKQLIWDKASNDEEGLKAFYESHKESYQWSERARVTFYTLRSVDKKQIKKLRSKAKKKTAQEVMDIFNADKALVQTTEATYEKGRNAEVDAIKWKARKMNKGYTKDGSYYFIKIEEVIPANNKSLEEARGYVVADFQDQLEKDLIAELRKAYEIKINKEVLDKIVKK; encoded by the coding sequence ATGATGAAGATGCATAGCATAATGGCCTTTTGCCTATTCTTTTTGGCGGGGCAGCTTTGGGCGCATCAACCCAATTCTGGGGGTCCTTCTTCGGAGGATGATCCTGTTTTATTTACGGTAAAAGGCGTAGAAATTCGCCTTTCTGAGTTTACCTATATTTATGACAAAACCAATGGCGATAAGGCGGATTACAGCAAAAAGTCCTTGGAAGAATATTTGGATCTTTACATCAACTTCAAGTTGCAGGTGGTAAAGGGCCAAGAAATGGGCTTGGATAAAAAGCCAGAGGTTTTGCGCGAGCAGAATCAGTATAAGCGGCAGTTATCGAGCAGTTATTTGACAGATCGGGAGATCACGGAAAAATTGGTCAAAGAGGCTTTTGATCGGGCGCAGGAAGATCGTCGTTTTTCTCAGATTTTCATCAAATTGGATGAAAATGCGGAAGAGACGGCTGTCAAAGAGGCTTACGCTCGGATGAAAAAAGTGCAGCAGGAAGTGACTGCAGAGAATTTTGAGACGATGGTCGCTAAGTATTCTGAGGATACTTACAGCAAGGAGAAAAAGGGGGATTTAGGCTTTTTTACGGTTTTGCAATTGCCTTATGGTTTGGAAAATGCGCTTTATGAGACAAAAAAGGGCGCAGTTTCGGAGATTGTTCGGACCAAATACGGTTTGCATTTGCTCAAAGTAACCGAAATTCGTCCAGCTTATGGCCAAATTCAATTGGCACATATTCTTATCCGTCCCAAAAAGGAAGGTGGAGAAGAAAAGGCCAAGGCTAAAATTGACTCTTTGCATGGGGTACTCAAGGCTGGTCAAGCTACCTTTGCAGAGCTAGCAGCGCAATATTCTCAAGATAACAGCTCAAAAACTAGAGCGGGAATTATTGGATGGGTTGGCATTAACCAATTTGATGCGGCTTTTGAGGCGGCAGCCTTTGGTTTGCCCAAAGATGGCGTTTATGGAGAGCCTGTACAGTCGGAAGCGGGTTGGCATATTTTGCGTAGAGTAAAATCTATGGACAAAAGCAGCTATCCTCAGATGAAGGCGGAATTGACGGCCAAAGTAAAGCGGGATGATCGCTTTAAGTTGGTAGAAACTGCTTTGGTCAATAAAATCAAAGAAGAAGCGGGCTACAAACTAGACGAAAAGGTTTATGCTGAACTTATCGCAGCTTTGCGTCAAGATCAGGCCTTTATTCAGGGCCGTTGGAACCCCAAACCTGAGCTGCTCAAAAATGAGAAAGTGGTCTTTACTTTGGGCAACATCAATGCTACAGTAAAAGAATTGGTCCAAATGGCGCAGCGCTCACCTAATGAGCGTTTTGCTATGCGTCCCCGCCGCCATGAAGATGCCCTAGAGCGCGTACTTGATAAATTGATTGCGCAAAAAAGCTTGGCTTATGAGGAAACTCGCTTGGAAGAGAAATATCCTGAGTTTAAAGCTTTGCTTCGCGAATATGAAGAGGGCATTTTGCTCTTTGAGGTGAAAAAGCAGCTTATTTGGGACAAAGCCTCTAATGATGAGGAAGGACTCAAAGCCTTTTATGAGAGCCATAAAGAAAGCTACCAATGGAGCGAAAGAGCCAGAGTAACATTCTATACGCTTCGCTCTGTAGACAAAAAGCAAATTAAGAAACTACGCAGCAAGGCCAAAAAGAAAACGGCTCAGGAAGTTATGGATATCTTCAATGCAGATAAAGCCTTGGTACAAACTACAGAAGCTACCTATGAAAAAGGACGCAATGCCGAAGTAGACGCTATCAAATGGAAAGCCCGCAAAATGAATAAAGGCTACACCAAAGATGGTTCTTACTACTTTATCAAAATTGAAGAAGTGATTCCCGCCAACAATAAAAGCCTAGAAGAAGCTCGTGGCTATGTCGTGGCCGATTTCCAAGATCAATTAGAAAAAGATCTAATCGCAGAATTGCGCAAAGCATACGAAATCAAGATCAATAAAGAAGTGCTTGATAAAATTGTAAAAAAATAA
- a CDS encoding NAD(P)H-dependent oxidoreductase produces MELLDKLKWRYAAKAMNGQKVPQEQIDQIIEAISLSPTSSGLQPFEVFVITNPEVKEKIKAVAWNQSMVTDCSHLFVFAAWDTYTEDRINYMFDLTNEIRGFKNEGWENYRQQLLQFYPQREAELNFQHAARQAYIAFTNAINAAAFLGLDATPMEGFEPEAVDEILNLKEKGLRSCVMLPVGYRDAENDWLVNLKKVRKPLTKLVNKVD; encoded by the coding sequence ATGGAATTATTAGATAAACTAAAATGGAGATATGCCGCCAAGGCGATGAATGGCCAAAAAGTGCCTCAAGAACAAATTGATCAAATTATTGAAGCAATTTCTTTATCGCCCACTTCTAGCGGCCTACAGCCTTTTGAGGTTTTTGTCATTACGAATCCAGAAGTAAAGGAAAAAATTAAAGCGGTAGCTTGGAACCAGTCTATGGTAACCGATTGCTCACACCTCTTTGTTTTTGCCGCTTGGGATACTTACACTGAAGATCGCATTAACTACATGTTTGATTTGACCAATGAGATTCGAGGCTTTAAAAATGAAGGTTGGGAAAACTACAGACAGCAGTTGTTGCAGTTTTACCCTCAGAGAGAGGCGGAATTGAATTTCCAGCATGCGGCTAGACAAGCATATATTGCTTTTACCAATGCCATTAACGCAGCCGCCTTTTTGGGCCTAGATGCTACACCTATGGAAGGCTTTGAGCCAGAAGCTGTAGACGAAATCCTAAACTTGAAAGAAAAAGGATTGAGAAGTTGCGTGATGTTGCCCGTAGGTTACAGAGATGCAGAAAATGATTGGTTGGTCAATCTGAAAAAAGTGAGAAAGCCCTTGACAAAATTGGTCAATAAGGTAGACTAA